The following proteins come from a genomic window of Sorghum bicolor cultivar BTx623 chromosome 3, Sorghum_bicolor_NCBIv3, whole genome shotgun sequence:
- the LOC8080831 gene encoding NAC domain-containing protein 73, with protein MTWCNSFNDVRAVENNLATAAAVAAAKKQQQASSHVNLIRTCPSCGHRAQYEQVQAAATIQDLPGLPAGVKFDPTDQELLEHLEGKARPDARKLHPLIDEFIPTIEGENGICYTHPERLPGVGKDGLIRHFFHRPSKAYTTGTRKRRKVHTDEQGGETRWHKTGKTRPVFTNGKLKGYKKILVLYTNYGKQRKPEKTNWVMHQYHLGSDEEEKDGELVVSKVFYQTQPRQCGSGSATAKDVVPLAAGLATTDHHHHHHHHHHDDDDGGNGGSNNSMLKEAGIVDFYSPAALIGYNQAVAPTNRAAAAASAHLMPNFEVHTTAGTAGFGP; from the exons ATGACATGGTGCAACAGCTTCAACGACGTGCGTGCCGTGGAGAACAACCTGGCCACCGCCGCGGCCGTGGCCGCCGCCAAGAAACAGCAGCAGGCCTCCTCCCACGTCAACCTCATCAGGACCTGCCCCTCCTGCGGCCACCGCGCGCAGTATGAACAG GTGCAGGCGGCGGCGACGATCCAGGACCTGCCGGGGCTGCCGGCCGGCGTGAAGTTCGATCCGACGGACCAGGAGCTGCTGGAGCACCTGGAAGGGAAGGCGAGGCCGGACGCCCGGAAGCTGCACCCGCTCATCGACGAGTTCATCCCCACCATCGAGGGCGAGAACGGCATCTGCTACACGCATCCGGAGAGGCTTCCTG GTGTCGGCAAGGACGGCCTCATCCGGCACTTCTTCCACCGCCCGTCCAAGGCTTACACGACCGGGACGCGGAAGCGGCGGAAGGTCCACACCGACGAGCAGGGCGGCGAGACGCGGTGGCACAAGACGGGCAAGACCCGTCCCGTGTTCACCAACGGCAAACTCAAGGGCTACAAGAAGATCCTGGTGCTCTACACCAACTACGGGAAGCAGCGGAAGCCCGAGAAGACGAACTGGGTGATGCaccagtaccacctcggctcCGACGAGGAGGAGAAGGACGGCGAGCTCGTCGTCTCCAAGGTGTTCTACCAGACGCAGCCGAGGCAGTGCGGCAGCGGTTCGGCGACGGCCAAGGACGTCGTCCCGCTCGCTGCCGGCCTAGCGACGACtgatcaccaccaccaccaccaccaccaccaccatgatgatgatgatggtggcAATGGCGGTAGTAACAACAGCATGCTGAAGGAGGCAGGCATCGTAGATTTCTACAGCCCAGCGGCGCTAATCGGCTACAACCAGGCAGTGGCTCCTACCAacagggcggcggcggctgcttcTGCTCACCTGATGCCTAACTTTGAGGTGCACACTACAGCGGGGACGGCTGGCTTTGGTCCCTGA
- the LOC110433736 gene encoding uncharacterized protein LOC110433736 — MAATHLDAELQHNEIRPLLSNRADGNNNMSPMQKAIGQTYQSTAHLAKLLPSGTVLSFQILAPTLAKQGHCSDMNRMMTGGLVVLCALSCFVLSFTDSFRDEEGKVRYGFATFRGLWVIDGGAPLEPLAAAGFRMRFIDFVHAIVSAIIFVAIALFDQNVVSCFYPTPSEDTKQLLTALPVAIGVIGSMLFVSFPTTRHSIGSTLSSQ; from the coding sequence ATGGCTGCTACACACCTCGACGCTGAGTTGCAGCACAATGAGATACGTCCTCTCTTGTCGAACAGAGCTGATGGAAACAACAACATGAGCCCCATGCAAAAAGCAATAGGCCAAACATACCAGAGCACTGCCCACCTCGCCAAACTCCTTCCTTCTGGCACCGTTCTTTCTTTTCAGATCCTGGCTCCCACCCTGGCAAAACAAGGCCACTGCAGTGACATGAACCGGATGATGACAGGAGGGCTCGTGGTGCTCTGTGCGTTGTCCTGCTTTGTTCTCAGCTTCACAGATAGCTTCAGGGATGAGGAAGGGAAGGTACGATACGGGTTTGCCACATTCAGGGGATTGTGGGTCAttgatggtggggctcctcTTGAACCACTTGCAGCAGCAGGATTCAGGATGCGGTTTATAGACTTTGTACATGCCATTGTTTCAGCAATAATTTTTGTAGCAATTGCACTGTTTGACCAAAATGTGGTGTCTTGCTTCTATCCAACACCATCCGAGGATACaaagcaacttctcacagcattGCCAGTTGCCATTGGAGTCATTGGAAGCATGTTGTTTGTTAGCTTCCCTACCACTCGTCACAGCATTGGCTCCACACTCTCTTCGCAATAA
- the LOC8080832 gene encoding pentatricopeptide repeat-containing protein At5g46100: MPPANPTPPKWPKTLTADHLHRLVRAERDPRRALAIFDAATAASTSAPDPITPSPATVSLLTSRLASAGHLPLATSLLSRSRGVFPSVAALEPPFLGLLRAFSRTHRPLAALHLFRSAPSDLALPHSARSYNAVLAALVAHSHLPLARSLLADMRAAGFAPTAATYNVLLKAQCSDAAADIKDALRLFRNIPKPDVCSYNTIIDGLCRRGRLAAALEMFSEMVGKCIAPTVVTYTTLIHWLAREGCFDDALKIFDEMGRRGVSPNLVTYSSLIDGLCKGGRAASALELMDRMIKEKKLPNTITYSSVIDGLCKEHMLSEAMEVLDRMRLQGRKPDAGLFGKLIVGLCDAGRAVEAANYLDEMILAGIEPNRVTWSLHTRINNTVLTALCAKGELGRAFQVYQSTRTRSISTDPTTFHLLVESFSKKKNMEKAAHVVLDMLSERCIPERETWDVIISGYWSKKKVRQEAEEIWDRLTVS, translated from the coding sequence ATGCCGCCGGCCAACCCCACGCCGCCCAAATGGCCGAAGACCCTCACCGcagaccacctccaccgcctagtTCGGGCCGAACGGGACCCTCGCCGCGCCcttgcgatcttcgacgctgccACCGCCGCTTCCACTTCTGCGCCAGACCCCATCACCCCGTCTCCGGCCACCGTCTCTCTCCTTACCTCTCGCCTCGCCTCCGCAGGGCACCTCCCCCTCGCCACCTCCCTCCTCTCCCGCTCACGCGGGGTCTTTCCCTCCGTCGCTGCTCTCGAGCCTCCCTTCCTCGGCCTCCTCCGCGCCTTCTCCCGCACGCACCGCCCGCTCGCCGCTCTCCACCTCTTCCGCTCCGCCCCCTCTGACCTCGCGCTCCCCCACTCCGCTCGCTCTTACAACGCCGTCCTCGCCGCTCTCGTCGCGCACTCGCACCTCCCCCTGGCCCGCTCCCTACTCGCCGACATGCGCGCCGCCGGATTCGCCCCCACCGCTGCCACCTACAACGTCCTCCTCAAGGCCCAATGCTCCGACGCCGCCGCTGACATCAAAGACGCTCTCCGCCTTTTCCGGAACATCCCCAAGCCTGACGTCTGTTCCTACAACACCATCATCGACGGGCTCTGCCGCCGTGGCCGCCTGGCCGCGGCCCTCGAGATGTTCTCCGAGATGGTTGGGAAATGCATTGCACCAACTGTTGTTACTTATACCACTCTTATCCATTGGCTCGCAAGGGAGGGTTGCTTTGATGATGCGTTGAAGATATTTGATGAAATGGGGAGGAGAGGGGTCTCACCTAATCTGGTAACTTATAGTTCACTGATTGATGGACTGTGCAAGGGTGGACGTGCCGCATCAGCGTTAGAATTGATGGATAGGATGATCAAGGAGAAGAAGCTGCCAAATACAATCACATATAGCTCGGTTATTGATGGACTGTGTAAGGAACATATGCTGAGTGAGGCAATGGAGGTCTTGGACCGGATGCGTCTACAGGGGCGGAAGCCTGATGCTGGGTTGTTTGGGAAGCTCATTGTTGGGCTATGTGATGCAGGAAGGGCTGTGGAGGCTGCAAATTACCTGGATGAGATGATTCTTGCCGGTATTGAACCAAACCGGGTGACTTGGAGCTTGCATACCAGGATAAACAATACCGTGCTGACAGCATTGTGTGCTAAGGGTGAACTTGGCAGGGCTTTTCAGGTCTACCAGAGCACAAGGACTCGTAGTATTTCTACCGACCCAACCACTTTCCATCTTCTTGTTGAGAGCTTCTCCAAAAAGAAGAACATGGAGAAAGCTGCCCATGTTGTGCTTGACATGCTGTCAGAGAGATGCATCCCTGAGAGGGAGACATGGGATGTTATTATCAGTGGGTACTGGAGTAAGAAGAAGGTGAGGCAAGAAGCTGAGGAAATCTGGGACCGGCTAACTGTTAGTTGA